A DNA window from Accipiter gentilis chromosome 30, bAccGen1.1, whole genome shotgun sequence contains the following coding sequences:
- the RD3 gene encoding protein RD3 yields MSLASWFRWNEPPNRISQRNPTEMVVETLMMELNWQTKQAEKQQRERENEYRKIKTGVDYGWLVSYPKQSYDISPGERLQLEDMCTKIHPSYCGPVILRFRQLIAEYEPEVQEVSRLFRSVLQEAAEKIKEEEEAKKLARQWNTKNKTSLSLTTFKSRSRISPFISDIKTISEDVERGTQPTRRVWSMPEFRNAKDY; encoded by the exons ATGTCACTGGCTTCCTGGTTCAGGTGGAATGAGCCCCCAAACCGCATTTCCCAGAGGAACCCAACAGAAATGGTGGTTGAGACGCTAATGATGGAGCTGAACTGGCAGACCAAgcaggcagagaagcagcagcgAGAGCGGGAGAATGAGTATCGCAAGATCAAGACTGGGGTGGACTACGGCTGGCTGGTCAGCTATCCAAAGCAGAGCTATGATATCAGCCCAGGAGAACGGCTGCAGCTGGAGGATATGTGTACCAAAATACATCCTTCCTACTGTGGGCCTGTCATACTCAG ATTCCGGCAACTCATTGCTGAATATGAACCAGAAGTGCAGGAAGTATCCCGGCTCTTCCGCTCTGTCCTGCAGGAAGCTGCTGAGAAGatcaaagaggaggaagaggccaAGAAGCTTGCCAGGCAATGGaacacaaagaacaaaaccagcctCTCCTTAACAACATTTAAGTCTCGGTCCAGGATTTCCCCATTCATCAGTGACATCAAGACCATCTCTGAGGATGTGGAGCGGGGCACCCAGCCCACCAGGAGGGTTTGGAGCATGCCAGAGTTTCGGAATGCCAAGGATTACTGA